The following proteins are co-located in the Macadamia integrifolia cultivar HAES 741 chromosome 3, SCU_Mint_v3, whole genome shotgun sequence genome:
- the LOC122074129 gene encoding E3 ubiquitin protein ligase RIN2-like: MGVSYLSISALCTVLSLVGLQWWTESKLYQLKLDDPIGEDGIHSGNASRALELFLGSHVTIALLANFVLNVFILVILCLKTIFFVQLYPSEARKVVERLINYVIYKGTFLPLVIPPTVFQAGMWFTWLTVLCSLKMFQALARDRLERLNASPSATPWTYFRVFSVFLLVLSIDFVGIQLCLIIYKTLGSTMFLLLFFEPLGIAFETLQAIMVHGFQLLDIWHRQSAESSTDCQRSHIFDRSAAGSLWEWKGILIRNFGFFLDMMTLLMALGHYLHIWWLHGMAFHLVDAVLFLNIRALASTIYKRIKGFVKLRIALSALHEALPDATSEEIQAYDDECAICKEQMAKAKKLSCNHLFHLACLRSWLDQGLSETYSCPTCRRPLFVVRPEENTNPHTGDVADNEQLAHQIGSGAEWQNTSGHALPVGAFSNLQQNPSESFPWRGVGLDSSWVHPWPSQGLDGAGPSTAIRSVGLGRVQMMMRQLTSVGENYAQTALEDAAWSLWPVTHPQAIPGAPVPSVPTSVRYAGNAGGLSFRSASPSTNDNISSILAMADTVREVLPHIPDEIIFQDLRRTNSVAVTVNNLLQI, from the exons atgggTGTCAGTTACTTATCCATCTCAGCACTCTGTACTGTGCTAAGCTTGGTAGGGCTTCAATGGTGGACGGAATCCAAACTATACCAACTCAAGTTAGATGACCCCATTGGCGAGGATGGCATTCATTCAGGGAATGCTAGCCGTGCACTAGAGCTGTTTTTGGGTTCACATGTCACAATTGCGCTCCTAGCAAATTTTGTGCTCAATGTATTCATTTTAGTCATTCTCTGTCTTAAg ACTATATTTTTTGTGCAGCTATATCCATCAGAGGCTCGAAAAGTGGTGGAACGCCTTATTAACTATGTCATTTACAAG GGGACATTTCTTCCATTGGTAATCCCTCCAACGGTATTTCAAGCTGGCATGTGGTTCACATGGTTGACAGTTCTTTGTTCCTTGAAG ATGTTCCAAGCATTGGCTAGAGACCGGCTTGAACGGTTGAATGCATCTCCTTCTGCAACTCCATGGACATATTTTCGTGTTTTTTCAGTCTTCTTGTTGGTTCTCTCCATCGATTTCGTTGG AATACAGTTGTGTCTCATAATTTACAAAACCTTGGGTTCAACCATGTTTCTGCTGTTGTTCTTTGAACCACTGGGTATTGCTTTTGAGACGTTGCAG GCGATTATGGTTCATGGATTTCAGTTACTTGATATATGGCACCGTCAGTCAGCGGAAAGCAGCACAGATTGTCAAAGATCCCATATTTTTGATAGATCAGCAGCAG GTTCTTTATGGGAATGGAAGGGCATTCTTATTCGGAATTTTGGCTTTTTCCTAGACATGATGACCTTGCTAATGGCCCTTGGTCATTACTTGCATATTTGGTGGCTTCATGGCATGGCATTCCATCTTGTGGATGCAGTCCTTTTCCTAAATATACGT GCTTTGGCAAGTACCATATATAAGCGGATCAAAGGATTTGTCAAGCTGAGGATAGCTCTAAGTGCTCTTCATGAGGCTCTTCCTGATGCAACTTCTGAAGAGATACAAGCATATGATGATGAATGTGCTATTTGTAAA GAACAGATGGCAAAGGCTAAAAAGCTATCTTGCAATCACCTTTTTCATCTTGCATGCTTGCGGTCTTG GTTGGATCAAGGTCTGAGCGAGACTTATTCCTGCCCTACATGTCGAAGGCCACTCTTTGTGGTCAGACCTGAAGAAAATACTAATCCCCATACTGGAGATGTCGCGGATAATGAGCAACTTGCTCATCAAATCGGTTCAGGAGCAGAGTGGCAAAACACATCTGGGCACGCGCTTCCTGTGGGGGCATTCTCAAACCTTCAACAGAACCCCTCAGAAAGCTTCCCATGGAG GGGGGTGGGGCTTGATTCAAGTTGGGTTCATCCATGGCCAAGCCAGGGCCTCGACGGTGCTGGCCCTTCTACTGCAATTAGATCAGTTGGACTGGGCAGAGTTCAGATGATGATGAGACAACTAACATCTGTAGGCGAAAACTATGCCCAGACTGCCCTTGAAGATGCTGCTTGGAGCCTTTGGCCTGTGACCCACCCTCAGGCTATTCCAGGTGCCCCTGTTCCATCTGTTCCAACTTCTGTAAGATATGCTGGAAATGCTGGTGGTTTGAGTTTTAGAAGTGCGTCTCCCTCTACTAATGACAATATATCAAGTATACTTGCGATGGCTGACACAGTACGGGAGGTGCTGCCTCATATTCCTGATGAAATAATCTTTCAG GACCTGCGGAGAACAAATTCTGTAGCTGTTACTGTGAATAATCTTCTTCAGATATGA